From one Oncorhynchus keta strain PuntledgeMale-10-30-2019 chromosome 30, Oket_V2, whole genome shotgun sequence genomic stretch:
- the LOC127913711 gene encoding uncharacterized protein LOC127913711 — MTAAPTPICHKELTKNHKVEEQIEVVDQWLSQVAEQIEVVDQWLSQVAEQIEVVDQWLSQVEEQIEVVDQWLSQVEEQIEVVDQWLSQAGEQIEVVDQWLSQVAEQIEVVDQWLSQVAEQIEVVDQWLSQVEEQIEVVDQWLSQVEEQIEVVDQWLSQVEEQIEVVDQWLSQAGEQIEVVDQWLSQAGEQIEVVDQWLSQVAEQIEVVDQWLSQAEEQIEVVDQWLSQVEEQIEVVDQWLSQAGRLTGQLCGYEAMVGRSFSSDTAEERLGGRSSKHTILDCLLLLEWW; from the exons ATGACG GCAGCTCCAACGCCCATCTGTCACAAAGAACTAACCAAAAACCACAAG GTAGAGGAGCAGATCGAGGTGGTGGATCAATGGCTGTCCCAGGTAGCGGAGCAGATCGAGGTGGTGGATCAATGGCTGTCCCAGGTAGCGGAGCAGATCGAGGTGGTGGATCAATGGCTGTCCCAG GTAGAGGAGCAGATCGAGGTGGTGGATCAATGGCTGTCCCAGGTAGAGGAGCAGATCGAGGTGGTGGATCAATGGCTGTCCCAGGCAGGGGAGCAGATCGAGGTGGTGGATCAATGGCTGTCCCAGGTAGCGGAGCAGATCGAGGTGGTGGATCAATGGCTGTCCCAGGTAGCGGAGCAGATCGAGGTGGTGGATCAATGGCTGTCCCAGGTAGAGGAGCAGATCGAGGTGGTGGATCAATGGCTGTCCCAGGTAGAGGAGCAGATCGAGGTGGTGGATCAATGGCTGTCCCAGGTAGAGGAGCAGATCGAGGTGGTGGATCAATGGCTGTCCCAGGCAGGGGAGCAGATCGAGGTGGTGGATCAATGGCTGTCCCAGGCAGGGGAGCAGATCGAG GTGGTGGATCAATGGCTGTCCCAGGTAGCGGAGCAGATCGAGGTGGTGGATCAATGGCTGTCCCAGGCGGAGGAGCAGATCGAGGTGGTGGATCAATGGCTGTCCCAGGTAGAGGAGCAGATCGAGGTGGTGGATCAATGGCTGTCCCAGGCAGGCAGACTGACTGGACAACTCTGTGGCTATGAGGCTATGGTAGGCAGGAGCTTTTCATCAGACACAGCAGAGGAACGACTGGGGGGAAGGAGCTCCAAACATACAATCTTAGATTGCTTATTGTTGTTGGAGTGGTGGTAG